DNA from Sulfitobacter albidus:
TCCGGCCACGCGCCTTAGACGCTCGTGACACAAGGTGTGCCCAGGTGGCGGAATGGTAGACGCGCTAGCTTCAGGTGCTAGTACTGGCAACGGTGTGGAGGTTCGAGTCCTCTCCTGGGCACCAAAATACTCCCGATAAGATACTGATTTTTCAGCATTTTCCTGAGTAGGTGGCACCGTGAGGTCCACATTCAGGTCCACAATCCATGACGACCCGTTTTGCCATGAAGTACGTTAAACAGCTCAAAGATGGTTCCTACAAGTATCGGCGGCTGGTGCCAAAGCCGCTCCAGACAGTGCTTGGAAAGAAGGAATTTAGCCGCCATTTAGGCCGGACCGAAGAAGAGGCGCTGAAAGCTTATCCCGCCGTCCATGAGCACTTTGAGCGTGTCGTCGCAAACGTACCTGCTGAAACGGGAGCGGCGGAAATAGAGGCGCTCAAACAGCAGATCAACGCACAATTTGAAGAGCTTGGTTTACGGCGCCACTGGGCAAAGTCAGGCTGGAACGAACAAGCAGCCCGTGAGGAGGAAGCAGATCGAATCCTCGCAAAATACCCCATTGACGAGGAAACCGGCAATCCAGACCCGGATGACGTGTCCCTTGCAGACCGCCTGATGGTCACGGCCTTGCTTGAAAGCCCTGCGGCGATTGAGGTCACCTACACCATAAGCGACGTGTTTTCCCACTACATCGAACACTGGAAGCGGGACCAAGACGACGAAGGAAAGATCAAGAGATACGAAGACAGAGTAAGACGGATGCAAAGGCATCTGCTGTCTATCGTTGGTTCAGACATCCCGATCACCGAGTTGACCCGCGACCACGCTCGCAAGCTACGCGACCGACTGCGAGAACAGCCGTCGCAGAGTGGGGACGGGAAGGCGGCCTACGGCACGGTGAAACGGAACTTCAATACCACGAAAGCGGCGATAAACCACGGCATCAAAGAGTTGGATATTGTCATGGTAAACCCGCTTAACGGCATCGAACTAGGAAAGCCGCCGATAAATGCTCGCGACTTGAAGCACTCCCTGCCGCCGGAGGTCATCGCGGCGATGTATCGAGAATTGTCCAACAACCAAGTGCTGCTCGATGTATGGACGCTCATGCATCATACGGGGGCACAGAACGCGGAAATTCTCGGCCTAAGGAGCGATGACGTTTATCTGAACGACCCCGTACCGCATTTCGAAATCAGGCCACGAGAAGGACGGTCAGTTAAAGAGGGCGTTCGGATCAGGAAACTCCCGTTGGTCGGGAAGGCTCACGACACGATGAGAAGGTTGATCGAAAACACCGCACACGGAGAATACCTTTTTGGCAAAATATGGCCCGACAGACAAACACTCGAATTTTAGCGTGCTCTGCATGAAAAGGCTTCGGAAGCATACAGAGGACAAACGGCACACCATCTACAGTCTGCGGCACGGGATGAAGGACGCTCTGAGGGCTGCAAATGTATCTCTATATGTGCAAAATGCCATCATGGGGCATACGGGGGAAAACCGTGTCTCTGACGCCTACGGATCAGCCGTTACGCTAGAAGAGAAGCACCGGGCATTGTTGTCTCTGAGATTTGTGGCGTAGCGGAGAACGTTCTGAACCATGCTACCCAAGCTCACAGCCTCTTTAACGCTCTAGGAGGCTTCCTGAGGGCCCCTTTATCTCACTGACTACTCGACCAGGTAAAAATCAAAGAGCCGCCTGTATGGCCCGCTCTGCGGCTCTACGGGCGGTTTCATAATTCGGCCTCTTTAGTGAAGGACAGGAGCCGCTTGTGGTTTCCGCTTCCGATCCAAAGGAGGCCCCGATGATCGCTTTACAAACTACCCCTACAGCCCCCCGGACGATCCCCCCGGTGGATCACATTGAAACCGACACCGATGCGTGGCGAGATATGTTGAACGCCGCACGGATGGCTACCTTCGATCACCACCTAAAGCCCGAGACACCCCAGCCTTGGCTTGACGAGCTGGTGTCCCGAACACTGACCCACGAGGCGGCCAATGATCCCCGAACAAGGAAGCGTCGGAAGACCGACGCACAGGCGTTCAGGGAGGCCGTAGCGGCCTTTGCAGTCGATCTGGTCAGGGAAAGCGCCAACGAGGCCTCACAAGGCTTCCTGTATCGCCCTGTGTGCCGTGCGGAGTTGAAAGCCACCTTCGTCTCCCGAACCAACTTCGAGGTTTTGACAGCCTATTGGGAGGCGATGGGTTGGCTGGAGAAGGTCAATCACACTTATCACTATATTGACTTCGACGGCGAGAAGACTGACCTTGTGGATTACGCCAAAGCGGCGCGCTACAGGGCCACGCCTGCCTTCCTGACCTTGGCCGCAGACCACGGGATCACACCCGAAACGGTGGCGCAGTATTTCGAGCGATCCTTCAAGGATTCCGCCTTGGTTCAAGTTCGGGAAAGCAAGGGCGGTAACTACCTGCGGCCCCAGAAAGGCAAGCTGGTGAAATGGGCCGACCACAAAATCAAACCGCACCTCAAACAGATACAATACCTGAACACGATGATGCAGGAACACAACTACAGCCTGACCTCCCCACCAGCAGTCAGACGGCTGTTCAACTGTTCGGATCGGGAAGACTTCGACCTCGATCTGGGAGGGCGGCTATACGCAGTTTCGGACGACAACTGGAGGAACATGCCCAAGGCGGAACGCGCCAAGATCACCATCGACGGATGCGCAACGGTGGAGGTGGACGTGAAGGCCAGTCACCTGTCGATCCTTTACGCCCTTCACGGGCAGACCTTGGTGTATCGGCCTGACCCCTACTACCTCAAGGGCGTCCCCAGATGGATCGTGAAAGGGCTGGTCGTGGCGTGGATGGGCAGAGGTAAACAGCCTTCAAGATGGCCCCAGAAGATGATCGAGGAGTTCCACGAAAAGGAGGGCAAGAAGCTCGGCCGGGTTCACCGCGCAAAGGACATTGGAGCTGCGATGTTGGCACGGCATCCGGTTCTGGGAGAGTTGAAGCCGGACGTTCTGGATTGGGCAAACCTACAATACGAGGAGGCACAGTGTTTCATCGGTGCGATGATGAAGCTGCACGAGGATAGTATACCATCTTTGCCTGTTCACGACAGCCTGCGTGTCAGGGTGGACGACCTGGAGAGGGTCAGTGAGGTGCTAAAGGCAGAGTATCGGTCGCGACTTGGGTTCGTCCCTGTATTGGAGATGAACCTATAGGGATATCCTACGTAGGGGGCATACCCATAAGACACACAGCTAAGTGGTTCTGTCCTGTGTCTGTCCAAAGTCAGGCCTAGGTTACCCGATTGGCCTATGGCTCACCACAGCGATCAACTATCCCCTTGGTCTGTTGTCGCCCCCCTACAGCATTACTCTGCGCCGTAAGAGTTTTGGCAGGCAAGAATGGATGGCGGCAAAGGTCTACCCCTCACGGCCACCTTAATTCACTTTGTTCAAACAAAGGCGATTTGAGTTGCGTGCGATTCCATCGCGCCTGTGAATTATCTTCACAGCACCACGTTACCTTCATGGCAGCCGGGATCGAAAAAACTGACAACCAACAACACCAATAACCCCGGTTTTTGAAGTGACGATCTGCGAACCCCCACCCCTTCGGATTGGCCGGTGATTTTTCCACGCCCAGCGCCGCCACCGATATCGTCTGCCATTAGACCATGCCCGTACGGCAGTGTTTCCAAACTCCGAACACACTTGCCACAAGAATGGGGATTCTCTTTTGGCAGACCGTTTGCCACCATGTTACAGACGCTATTGGCAGAAGGAATGGCACAATGATGATCGGATACGCACGGACTTCGACACTGGAACAGAAGGCATCGCTAGAGGCGCAGAGAGAGGCGCTGGAAGCCTTGGGGTGCGAAAGGGTGTAGGAGGAGCAAATAAGCTCTGTCGCGCACAGGAGCGGCCTTACAGACGCCATAGGCTACGCCCGTGAGGGGGATACGCTTGTGGTGACGAAGCTCGACCGTCTGGCCCGTTCTGTGCGGCACCTTGGGGAGATCATCGAAGAGCTAGACAGCAAAGGCGTTGGGCTGCGGATCGTTGATCTTGGATTGGATACGTCCAATGCGACCGGGAAGCTGATGCTGAATGTGCTGGGGTCGGTAGCACAGTTTGAGCGGGAGATGATGCTGGAACGCCAGCGAGAAGGCATCGCCAAGGCGAAGGCGGAGGGAAAATACAAAGGCAGGAAACCGACAGCGATGGCGAAGGCTGATGAGGTGTTGGCGCTGCTGTCTGAGGGGAAGAGTAAGCGGGAGGCGGCGCGTTTGGCGGGGGTGTCGGAGCGGAGCGTTTATCGGATAGCGGTAGGGTGATCTACATATAGAAATGTCCACACCGCCTTGCACAACATATAGACGGAATTTTACCACTGACCGTGCAAACCGTGCCGATAGATTGCTGTTTCGAAAACGCTCAGAACCAGATTTCTGCTTCCGGCCCTTAACCGGCATTCGGCGGACGACGGTGGTAATGGCGTTCAATTGGTCAAACCAGACTGTTGCTGCGCCTACAAACTCGCGCCGAAAGCAGCCCCACTGATTGGTCGATATCGTGGTGACGGTGAAAGCAAAGCGTAGTTGGGCGATCTACCTTTAACTCAATACCACGCCAAGACACGTAGCGAGACTGCAGCACATAACCAGTTATCGACTATTCCATTTTCACCCATCTGATAGTACGACTTTCTAATTAACCATGAGCGACCCTGTTTTTGAAGCTGGGCGAGGTGAGGTGTCAAAATGAGCGAGGCGACCAAATACGCAGGACGGCGAGTCAACGCGTATGCCTTCTTCGAACCGATCTACGATCCCGAGCTTCTAAAAAGTCTGCAACAAAACGATTTTGGAAAAGGAAGCTGGGATTTTTCACAACAGAAAGGTCCCTGTAGGTTCGTCTTCAATGGCGATGACCTCAAAAAGGATTATGCCAAGATTGATGATATTACCTTCTTAGAATGCGATTTTTTCGGTGTTCAAGGTAAAGCAATCACATTCAAAAAATGCAAATTTGAGAAGTGTGACTTTCGAGGTGACTTTACAAACGTGAAATTTTCGAACTGTACTTTCGATACTTCGTCCCTTTCGCTTGTTAAGTTTCACAACTGTCAGTTCAGAGACTGCAAATTTGTCAATATAGGCGTTTCTGGGAATGAAACTCAGATTATTTTGTCCGACATAACAAATCCAGCCGAATTCCTTAAAGCCGCATCAACAAATCTTCGTCATCTCCCTGAGGGGACGACAGAAGAGTACCAGCTACTTCGACTGGAGCAAACCAAGGCGACACTTGCTCGAGTGATTTTGAGCAATCAGTCAACTGAAGGTTCCGACTTGTCCTATTATGACGCTGTAAAAGCCTCTACTCTTTACGGAACTCGTTCTCGCGGAGTTGCCACAAAACTGAAACTACCACGATTTGATGATCAAGAGGGGCGAGAGAAGCGTGCAGCCATGGTGGAACTGAGAGTACACGTAGCTTCATTCCTCACTCAAGTAAGTACCTCATGTGAGTTTTTGATCCTTCAAGTAGCTGGTCTTGCCAATGCTTGGGGCAGAAGCATTTTCCGAGTAATTTCGATTGGAGTTTTCTTAGTTCTGATAGCTGGTTGGCTGCGCAGCAAGTTTCTCTGTAATCCATTTATGGAGAGCCTCGTCGATGCTGCTGAGGTGTTCCTCCTATTTGGCTACACGAAACATAGCGTGCCTCAAGACGTGCTACATACAGACGCGCTGAATTTAGGCACCGCCTTTCTGGGCTTGTGTTGGTTTGCAGTCGCAGCCGCAACTATCGTCAACCGAGTTACAAAGGTTCGTGGCTGAAATGAGCGCTTGTGTTCTCTTGTTTGGCAGTATGGCTCGCGGAGACAGTAGCGGTACTTCAGATGTGGACTTGCTGATCTCGGAAGAAACAGGGAGTATAAAAAGCGAACGCGCTGGACGAGTCGAAGTTCAATACACGCCACAGAAATATCTGCTGGAAATGTCTGCGCGCGGCGACCTTTTTGCTATTCACCTTGCCTATGAAGCAAAAGTTGTCGCAGACCCAGATGGCTTCTTCGATAGCTTCAAAAAGTCTTTGAAGATAAAATCATCCTACGCGAAAGAGCGCGAATCTGCATCTGCTCTGGCTGCTTATCTGCTAAAGCGTAAATTATCAAAACGTCAATTCCCTATAAGAAACAAAAGGATTGCTTGGTGCGTGCGAACAATACTTATCTCGTTGCTCTTGGAGGACGGCGAGATTGTATTTTCACCAATGCGATTACAAGAGCTATACCCTGACAAGAGAATTGGCATTCTACTCAACGCGAGAAGAACAAAAATAGATATTTCTGGCTACAAAAAAGCGTTGCGATGGTTTCTTGAGGAGTTTGGCGAAGATGAATTTAGTCGGAAGGGGCTGAAACAGCTTCGCCAAGTTTTCAAACAGCAAGACAATAAGGTGGCGGAATCAACTATCCGCTCGCTTTCATGTTCTGTTGCGTTTTCACCCTACCATACTCGATCTGCATAGAGCAAAAAAACGCTGTGAGGATGATGCTTGGCGTCTTACAGGTACGAGGGAGATTTCAAACCAATCGCAATTTCCGACAATAGAACCAATTAGACGTCAACTGGATCAGCAGTGTTTTGTTGTGCCTTTGGCCGTCAACTCTTTAGATTTTCTAAGCCCCAAACATTTGTCGCTATCGCGGCGAATTGAATGATGCCGAGCATACGCACCGAAGTTCTGCATTCCGCCCTACTCGCACAGCGCAAACCACCAGCGCGTGGCCCCGCTCATAACGTCAGAGGGGAACTTCGCCAAGTGACCCGCACCTTAAGTCCACAATCGGGTCCACAATGCAAAATTGACAAAAGATAAGTATCTGATATTATTGCACATATATAGTCGAAACTTGCCTCTCCTGGGCACCAAAATACTCCCGATAAGATACTGATTTTCAGAATTTTCCTGAGTAGACGGCGCCGTGAGGTCTACAATCCATGACGACACGTTCGCTATGGAATACGTCAAACAGCTCCCAAATGCATCGGCGCCCCGTTCCGCGGCCGCTCCAGACAGCGCTCGATTAGAAAGAGTTCAGTCCGCGTTCTCGCTGGCCGCTTCCGAGAGGCTTGAAACTGCTTGTCTATAAGCCGCGAAAAGACCGTCGGGACTGCCTTTGCTGGCCCCGGGTTCAAAGACCACGCTTTGCAGCCCAAGAGTTTCCGCGAGCTCAATGGCTTCCCGAGGTGGTTGTGCCTCCCAGATCAGGATACGCGCGTCCAGTTCTGTTGAAAGCCGTTCCAGATCCGAAAGGTCGTCTTCGCTCGGCATGGCACCCGCATCCCATTCAAGCGACGCAATGGATAAGGAGTAGCGCCGGGCGAAGTACTGATACCGGGGGTGCGTCGCAATCATTGTGACGCCTTCCAGGCCACTCAACGCATCCTGGGCCATCGCATCCAACTCGGTCAGGTCAGAGCGCAGTTCAGTCAGCCTTGCTTCAACATCTTCCCCGGTGGCCAGATCACGCGCAACGACAGCAGCTGCAATGGCTTCCGCCTGCGCGATCGCGAGCATCGGATCAAGCCATGTATAAGAAGCGATGCCTTCATGGGAGTGCTCTCCCCCATCCCCATGACTGTGTGTGATGCTTTCGGTAACAATGAACGCGTCTTCGATCGCCGCCGAGGTATTCACGATCCGAGACCGCGGCAGCGATACCCGATCAATCCAGGATGCGAAGCCAGCGCCGTTCAGAAGAATCATATCAGCGGACTGGATCATGCTGATATCGGCAATCGAGGGACGCCAGAACGACGGATCGACGCCCTCGGGGACGGGGAAGACGACTTCCGCCGTGTCCTCCAAAAGGCGTTCGGCGAGAAAGTGCAGCGCTTGGTTGACCGTGACGATGCGCGGGCGATCCTGTGCGAGCGCCGCATTCACCGAGAACACGATCATCAGGGCGGCGAGAACGCCTTGTAGAACACGCACCAGACTCAGCTCCCGCATTTCCGCGCAATGTCTTCGGGTGTCACGATCCAGTAGTTGTCGTGGCTGCCCGTATCGACCTCGATCAATAGCCCGCTGGTGTAGTCAACGCTGTCGAGCGGCACGAGGACCGT
Protein-coding regions in this window:
- a CDS encoding tyrosine-type recombinase/integrase, with the translated sequence MTTRFAMKYVKQLKDGSYKYRRLVPKPLQTVLGKKEFSRHLGRTEEEALKAYPAVHEHFERVVANVPAETGAAEIEALKQQINAQFEELGLRRHWAKSGWNEQAAREEEADRILAKYPIDEETGNPDPDDVSLADRLMVTALLESPAAIEVTYTISDVFSHYIEHWKRDQDDEGKIKRYEDRVRRMQRHLLSIVGSDIPITELTRDHARKLRDRLREQPSQSGDGKAAYGTVKRNFNTTKAAINHGIKELDIVMVNPLNGIELGKPPINARDLKHSLPPEVIAAMYRELSNNQVLLDVWTLMHHTGAQNAEILGLRSDDVYLNDPVPHFEIRPREGRSVKEGVRIRKLPLVGKAHDTMRRLIENTAHGEYLFGKIWPDRQTLEF
- a CDS encoding pentapeptide repeat-containing protein, which gives rise to MSEATKYAGRRVNAYAFFEPIYDPELLKSLQQNDFGKGSWDFSQQKGPCRFVFNGDDLKKDYAKIDDITFLECDFFGVQGKAITFKKCKFEKCDFRGDFTNVKFSNCTFDTSSLSLVKFHNCQFRDCKFVNIGVSGNETQIILSDITNPAEFLKAASTNLRHLPEGTTEEYQLLRLEQTKATLARVILSNQSTEGSDLSYYDAVKASTLYGTRSRGVATKLKLPRFDDQEGREKRAAMVELRVHVASFLTQVSTSCEFLILQVAGLANAWGRSIFRVISIGVFLVLIAGWLRSKFLCNPFMESLVDAAEVFLLFGYTKHSVPQDVLHTDALNLGTAFLGLCWFAVAAATIVNRVTKVRG
- a CDS encoding nucleotidyltransferase domain-containing protein gives rise to the protein MSACVLLFGSMARGDSSGTSDVDLLISEETGSIKSERAGRVEVQYTPQKYLLEMSARGDLFAIHLAYEAKVVADPDGFFDSFKKSLKIKSSYAKERESASALAAYLLKRKLSKRQFPIRNKRIAWCVRTILISLLLEDGEIVFSPMRLQELYPDKRIGILLNARRTKIDISGYKKALRWFLEEFGEDEFSRKGLKQLRQVFKQQDNKVAESTIRSLSCSVAFSPYHTRSA
- a CDS encoding metal ABC transporter substrate-binding protein, with the protein product MRELSLVRVLQGVLAALMIVFSVNAALAQDRPRIVTVNQALHFLAERLLEDTAEVVFPVPEGVDPSFWRPSIADISMIQSADMILLNGAGFASWIDRVSLPRSRIVNTSAAIEDAFIVTESITHSHGDGGEHSHEGIASYTWLDPMLAIAQAEAIAAAVVARDLATGEDVEARLTELRSDLTELDAMAQDALSGLEGVTMIATHPRYQYFARRYSLSIASLEWDAGAMPSEDDLSDLERLSTELDARILIWEAQPPREAIELAETLGLQSVVFEPGASKGSPDGLFAAYRQAVSSLSEAASENAD